The following coding sequences lie in one Panicum virgatum strain AP13 chromosome 6N, P.virgatum_v5, whole genome shotgun sequence genomic window:
- the LOC120679838 gene encoding 1-phosphatidylinositol-3-phosphate 5-kinase FAB1A-like, with protein MCSDMDQHHHHATREAASDVLDANGDHQNMHAAHHLGQNGPGDTNNNHVKHPSTDGNFSSDASWHKRGRMSRHPSASSVDDRSVKSGDDSDGAESANGAKGSDTEISHLLNDTIWIPPEAADKEDEAESFDDDDYSDGIKWGHSSFPSPGKEDEASPSNPREEREKAMLEAMNGQLKILVSRFLASAGISSSKEEGSDSWLDIITSLSWEAALLIKPDGTMGKDMDPGSYIKVKCVASGTRRQSEVIKGLVFKKNAAHKHMPTSCHSPRLLLLKGVLGHSVVGLSSFNSMDQEKNLLERAIGKMMEICSPNVVLVEKTVSRNIQELLLKEGVTLILDMKLHRLERIARCTGSPIISFSEVLDKPKLKKCDYFHIEKFTEEHNTTGEGGKMPSKTLMLLEGFPCPLGCTILLKGANSDELKKAKQVVHFTVFAAYHLILETSFFEDQRVFLNDKNIPKVNSVSAMEGFSTTAFDLAALGGAIPNFPSHDDSPALRLFHATSNRYVDVDKTLRCPRNVESPSSITGSSDLQEGASIRYDSSPSTNSERTASEVPSLFRKLFADNLCHQNIYLPVTSLQETNDKQKEVRVQSSQETSSNGFHRAKVEESVVSSENGESTNDTQKQEINQAIMRTGSSASDKSGESPAMVENGAHCGTSIVIKEKDVDDDQADDALDSHSILILMSSQCVEKQIICEQSHLTRIKYYGNFDVSLGRYLQDILQNQKLSCSTCGEPPESHMYSYTHRNGNLTVLVKRLMPQHHLPGESEGKIWMWTRCSRCDQERGISKSTPRVLISAEARNLSFGKFLELSFSSHSAARRLSICGHLVNRDCLRFLGLGSRVAMFRYSSVEIYTTCKPQPTLQFVNPIRQEWFEGQRRHVHARGMTLYSKVAAMLQKLKNEHPDAITVAINCGLSLPIKDFTELDELLIKEKASFEGSLDKAINHNGRPSSSVHELLNINWSYQDLLLRLYIWDRRLHQLFYCKSVGLQTAPNCKNPADIVNETPDGNFEIGKKITGFAYDETMTAFVAASATDSAGSKLYLDHQSGETGAPLLDERPEAGDSELSCNEGSKDKESSIFPGQIDIDSTTKAPKGPCFEISNEKGVQGNVTVADPTHAEQEPSTQQFKYPYWDDRERWIWNPTHEFQLAYRNDIEDGYLDKFDIINHYKPSYLPPLFEEQDEAYPPQFTVGPGSNILCVQEDEISSIIARALAMSDEHRYSKDSFFENEMENSRADHARMMEKSYSFLSASSYSSSQWSSAGSQEYEASFSPFSTFSSDDFSGYDSSSLLSSAHPEMTVNGKVTFRDKYSVTSIYANEFYELRKKCCPSELAYITSLSRCKKWDAQGGKSKAFFAKTMDDRFIIKQIKKTEFESFIEFAPHYFQHVFHSLDTGSQTCLAKILGIYQVKQIRHGKEVKIDLMVMENLLFGHNISRIYDLKGATFSRHVTDSTDHDTVYLDQNYVEDMGVSPIYIGGRTKHLLQRAIWNDTSFLTSVNVMDYSLLVGVDKQKHELVFGIIDYLRQYTWDKQLETWVKTSLVVPKNVSPTVISPKEYKKRFRKFMAKYFLTVPDTWSPDNPKQCKSIGHSSRKSLEVQNGDSQLQHPNEAEACA; from the exons ATGTGCTCCGACATGgatcagcaccaccaccacgctaCCAG GGAGGCTGCCTCAGATGTTTTAGATGCTAATGGAGACCATCAAAATATGCATGCTGCACATCATCTTGGACAAAATGGGCCTGGGGACACCAATAATAACCACGTAAAACATCCATCCACGGATGGCAATTTTTCCTCAGATGCTTCATGGCACAAGCGTGGCCGTATGAGCCGCCATCCATCTGCATCTTCTGTCGACGACCGCTCCGTCAAGTCCGGGGATGATTCCGATGGGGCTGAGAGTGCAAATGGTGCTAAAGGCAGCGACACAGAGATTTCACACCTGCTAAATGATACCATCtggataccacctgaagcggcAGATAAGGAGGATGAGGCCGAGAGCTTTGACGACGATGATTATAGCGACGGAATCAAATGGGGCCACTCGAGTTTCCCGTCCCCTGGCAAGGAAGATGAGGCCAGCCCAAGCAATCCAAGGGAGGAGCGAGAAAAAGCGATGCTAGAAGCTATGAATGGCCAGCTCAAGATACTTGTAAGCCGCTTCTTGGCATCGGCTGGCATCTCTTCTTCCAAGGAAGAGGGTAGCGACAGTTGGCTTGACATTATCACCTCCCTATCATGGGAAGCGGCGCTGCTTATTAAACCCGATGGTACCATGGGAAAGGACATGGACCCTGGATCTTACATCAAGGTCAAATGTGTAGCATCTGGTACTCGCCGGCAAAG TGAGGTGATCAAGGGACTAGTCTTCAAGAAGAATGCTGCTCATAAGCACATGCCGACCAGTTGCCACAGTCCTAGGCTTCTACTTCTTAAAGGAGTCCTTGGGCATTCTGTTGTCGGTTTGTCATCATTTAATTCAATGGATCAG GAAAAGAACCTTTTGGAGAGAGCCATTGGTAAAATGATGGAGATATGCAGTCCTAATGTTGTTTTGGTTGAGAAAACTGTTTCACGAAACATTCAAGAACTTCTTCTGAAAGAGGGTGTCACTCTAATTCTTGATATGAAGCTCCACCGACTAGAGAGAATTGCACGTTGTACGGGTTCTCCCATAATCTCATTTTCAGAAGTTTTAGACAAACCAAAGCTGAAGAAATGTGATTACTTCCACATTGAGAAATTTACTGAGGAGCACAACACAACCGGTGAGGGTGGAAAGATGCCATCTAAAACGTTGATGCTCTTGGAAGGCTTTCCATGCCCTTTGGGTTGCACG ATATTACTCAAAGGAGCAAATAGCGATGAATTGAAGAAGGCCAAGCAAGTCGTGCACTTCACAGTCTTTGCTGCATATCACTTGATCCTTGAAACTTCTTTCTTCGAAGACCAAAGGGTTTTTCTAAATGATAAAAATATTCCAAAAGTAAATTCTGTTAGTGCTATGGAAGGGTTTTCAACAACTGCTTTTGATCTTGCTGCTCTTGGTGGTGCTATCCCTAACTTTCCTTCACATGATGACTCTCCAGCACTTAGATTGTTCCATGCCACTTCTAATCGCTATGTTGATGTGGACAAAACTTTGAGATGTCCGAGAAATGTAGAGTCACCGAGTTCAATAACTGGCAGCTCTGATCTTCAAGAAGGTGCAAGCATCCGGTATGACTCAAGTCCATCCACTAATTCTGAGAGGACAGCATCAGAAGTCCCAAGTCTGTTCAGGAAATTGTTTGCTGACAATTTATGTCACCAGAATATTTATTTACCTGTTACGTCATTGCAAGAGACAAATGATAAACAGAAAGAAGTCAGGGTTCAATCCAGCCAAGAAACTAGTAGTAATGGTTTTCATAGGGCAAAGGTGGAAGAGTCTGTGGTTTCCAGTGAAAATGGGGAGTCCACAAACGATACCCAGAAACAAGAGATTAATCAAGCAATCATGCGAACAGGTTCTTCTGCAAGTGATAAGAGTGGAGAATCACCTGCCATGGTAGAAAACGGAGCACACTGTGGCACCAGTATCGTTATCAAAGAGAAAGATGTTGATGACGATCAAGCTGACGATGCACTTGATTCTCACAGTATACTGATTCTGATGTCTAGCCAGTGCGTGGAAAAGCAGATTATTTGTGAACAGAGCCACTTAACCCGTATAAAATACTATGGGAATTTTGATGTGTCATTGGGGCGGTATTTGCAAGACATTTTGCAGAATCAg AAACTGAGCTGTTCCACATGTGGAGAGCCTCCAGAATCTCACATGTACTCTTACACTCATCGAAATGGAAATTTGACCGTGCTAGTGAAGCGGCTCATGCCCCAACACCATTTGCCTGGCGAATCTGAAGGAAAAATATGGATGTGGACTAGGTGCTCAAGATGTGATCAGGAACGTGGGATATCCAAATCAACTCCAAGAGTATTAATATCAGCTGAAGCGCGCAATCTCTCATTTGGGAAGttcctggaacttagtttttcaaGCCACTCTGCAGCCAGGAGGTTATCCATATGTGGACATTTGGTGAACAGAGATTGCTTGCGCTTTTTGGG GTTGGGCTCTAGAGTTGCGATGTTCCGGTACTCATCAGTTGAAATTTACACTACCTGCAAACCACAACCCACTCTACAGTTTGTCAACCCCATCAGACAGGAGTGGTTTGAAGGACAAAGGAGACAT GTTCATGCTAGAGGTATGACACTTTACTCTAAGGTAGCAGCCATGCTACAAAAGTTGAAGAATGAACATCCTGATGCGATAACAGTTGCAATCAATTGTGGCCTCTCACTCCCTATTAAGGATTTTACTGAACTCGATGAGTTGTTGATCAAAGAAAAGGCTAGCTTTGAG GGTTCTCTGGACAAGGCCATTAACCATAATGGGAGACCATCCTCATCCGTGCATGAACTTTTGAATATAAATTGGTCCTATCAGGACCTTCTACTTAGACTTTACATATGGGACCGTCGTCTGCATCAACTGTTCTACTGTAAATCTGTTGGGCTACAAACTGCTCCTAATTGTAAGAATCCTGCTGATATTGTGAATGAGACTCCTGATGGCAACTTTGAAATTGGAAAGAAAATCACTGGATTCGCATATGATGAAACTATGACAGCTTTTGTGGCAGCCAGTGCCACCGATTCTGCAGGTAGCAAACTTTACCTTGACCATCAATCAGGTGAGACTGGAGCACCCTTGCTTGATGAAAGACCGGAAGCTGGGGACTCTGAACTTTCTTGCAATGAAGGCAGTAAAGATAAAGAATCTTCCATTTTTCCTGGTCAAATAGACATAGATAGCACAACAAAAGCCCCAAAAGGTCCTTGTTTTGAGATATCCAATGAGAAGGGGGTCCAGGGAAATGTTACTGTGGCAGACCCAACACATGCAGAACAGGAGCCTTCTACCCAACAATTCAAATATCCTTATTGGGATGACAGAGAAAGGTGGATTTGGAATCCAACTCATGAATTTCAATTGGCTTACAGAAATGACATTGAAGATGGATATTTGGACAAATTTGATATCATTAACCATTATAAACCATCTTACCTGCCTCCCTTGTTTGAAGAACAAGACGAGGCATACCCTCCACAGTTCACAGTTGGTCCAGGTAGTAATATTCTGTGTGTACAGGAGGATGAGATATCAAGCATAATAGCTCGTGCTCTTGCCATGTCTGATGAACATCGCTATTCAAAAGATTCCTTTTTTGAGAATGAGATGGAGAACTCCAGGGCAGATCATGCTAGAATGATGGAGAAATCCTATAGTTTTCTGTCTGCAAGTTCTTACAGCTCATCACAATGGTCATCTGCTGGATCTCAAGAATATGAAGCAAGCTTCTCACCTTTCTCTACATTTTCATCTGACGATTTTTCTGGTTATGATAGCTCATCTTTATTGTCCTCAGCACATCCAGAAATGACCGTCAACGGGAAAGTAACTTTCAGAGACAAATACTCAGTCACTAGTATATATGCTAATGAATTTTATGAACTACGAAAGAAGTGCTGCCCATCTGAGCTTGCATATATTACTTCTTTAAGCCGCTGTAAAAAGTGGGATGCTCAGGGTGGAAAGAGCAAGGCATTTTTTGCAAAGACAATGGATGACAGATTCATCATAAAGCAAATCAAGAAAACAGAGTTTGAATCGTTTATTGAATTTGCTCCTCATTACTTCCAGCATGTTTTCCATTCTCTGGACACTGGAAGCCAAACTTGCCTTGCTAAAATATTAGGAATCTATCAG GTTAAGCAAATTAGGCATGGCAAAGAGGTAAAGATCGacctgatggtgatggagaatcttcTCTTTGGCCACAATATTTCACGGATTTATGACCTTAAGGGTGCTACTTTTTCGCGGCATGTCACTGATTCAACTGACCATGACACTGTTTACCTGGACCAAAACTATGTTGAGGACATGGGCGTTTCTCCAATCTATATTGGTGGAAGAACAAAGCATCTTTTGCAGCGTGCAATCTGGAATGACACATCTTTCCTCACT TCGGTCAATGTCATGGACTATTCTCTGCTTGTGGGAGTGGATAAACAAAAGCACGAACTTGTATTTGGCATCATTGATTATCTGAGGCAATATACTTGGGACAAACAACTGGAGACATGGGTGAAGACTTCTCTGGTAGTACCCAAGAATGTTTCACCAACTGTAATTTCCCCCAAGGAGTACAAGAAAAGGTTTAGGAAGTTTATGGCGAAGTACTTCCTCACAGTTCCAGACACTTGGAGTCCTGATAATCCTAAGCAATGCAAATCCATTGGTCATAGCAGTCGCAAGTCGTTAGAAGTCCAGAATGGTGATAGTCAGCTTCAGCATCCAAATGAGGCTGAGGCATGTGCCTGA